One Plutella xylostella chromosome 31, ilPluXylo3.1, whole genome shotgun sequence genomic region harbors:
- the LOC105383583 gene encoding uncharacterized protein LOC105383583 isoform X3, with protein MSCSDQSDFWDSLKTNLWSLFPSSSIITSFSQNKKSKKKTPVEDHNNSVQPNIINLLDGSVQQKQYLSVASVSTQSDNGDHSSQSIETDTTTNENSTMTNYDRQGIFRRKPCIEVISQYTNTYDLEIAKEINELRSVLKILASAADKFLSDNNSKKTLNSNEPLKIEPVNIEDPMPPVPTKPPELPTVQSPQLLPVNEPLSVPIISPSPVNDNNDNDKQPVLEIASYVHLEDTVPITPLPEASSLHPIKNPSSVEAKPQLVNISNNTKATQIKQAGDFNLANYLPAKPRKNLKRCTSYDIFASEEILKATDMTSANEIFDFDRGQTSEATYCCLPKSRSLFELSTSTTSRAKLLNLFWDKYFEKNNMKDPFKQKLSSTNITKSKVKYVDKHDYTKSSKIHSVKTIEESYCKDQDSDDENEEISISVLQISPTVKEPLPKKSLKPIKIIDSSMLRTVYKTDKTIEKPNADAESMTLFKNQTNYDDNPSFDSKKDDSWEDSQVEIGASSYFGKTPTSVCFSCVSHSRYAADKFEQKQSKLHPSPKFNTSSVEYSSVTFSNPADGGDAPRKHLEDPKISETNVIGGASSSFIVEISSSEKGSDQNVLSDETLTEKSNKRWYYYSVFLVVAFVIILAVVYIYVGGKKIKLWKRTNSRMNKKPRYRKLSEYGF; from the exons ATGTCTTGCAGTGACCAAAGTGATTTTTGGGACTCACTGAAAACCAATTTGTGGAGTCTGTTTCCAAGCTCGAGTATAATCACAAGTTTCAGCCAAAACA aaaaaagtaaaaagaaaACTCCCGTAGAGGATCATAATAACTCAGTTCAACCAAATATCATAAATCTTCTAGATGGATCGGTTCAACAAAAACAGTACTTATCCGTAGCATCTGTTTCTACACAAAGTGATAACGGAGACCACAGTTCACAATCTATCGAAACAGACACTACCACTAATGAAAATTCTACTATGACGAATTATGATAGACAGGGTATTTTTCGACGAAAACCTTGTATTGAAGTAATAAGTCAATATACAAATACCTATGATTTAGAAATAGCAAAAGAGATAAATGAACTGCGATCTGTGTTAAAGATCCTGGCTTCTGCGGCAGATAAATTTTTGTCTGATAATAACAGTAAGAAAACGTTGAATAGTAATGAGCCGTTAAAAATTGAACCTGTAAATATTGAAGATCCTATGCCACCAGTACCTACCAAGCCACCTGAGCTTCCAACAGTACAATCGCCACAATTGCTCCCAGTAAATGAACCACTGTCAGTCCCAATTATATCTCCTTCACCAGTAAACGACAACAACGACAACGACAAACAACCTGTACTGGAAATCGCATCATATGTCCATCTTGAAGATACTGTTCCAATTACGCCTTTGCCAGAAGCATCATCCTTACATCCAATCAAAAACCCTTCATCAGTGGAAGCAAAACCACAACTCGTTAACATTTCCAACAATACAAAAGCAACCCAAATCAAACAGGCTGGTGATTTTAATCTAGCTAACTACTTGCCAGCCAAACCAAGAAAAAATTTAAAGAGATGTACATCTTATGATATATTTGCCAGTGAAGAAATACTCAAAGCAACTGATATGACTTCCgcaaatgaaatatttgattttgatAGGGGTCAAACTAGCGAAGCAACATACTGCTGTTTGCCAAAGTCCCGATCTTTGTTTGAACTTTCAACGTCAACTACCAGCAGAGCTAAGCTGTTAAACTTATTTTGGGATAAATATTTCgagaaaaataatatgaaagaCCCATTCAAGCAAAAATTAAGTTCTACGAACATCacaaaaagtaaagtaaaatatgtGGATAAACATGATTATACTAAATCAAGTAAAATACATTCAGTGAAAACAATTGAGGAGAGTTATTGCAAAGATCAAgatagtgatgatgaaaaTGAAGAAATATCTATATCTGTTTTACAAATATCACCAACTGTAAAGGAGCCATTaccaaaaaaatctttaaaaccAATTAAAATTATCGACAGTAGTATGCTTCGTACCGTCTACAAAACAGATAAAACAATTGAAAAACCTAATGCAGACGCAGAATCCATGACACTATTTAAGAACCAAACCAACTATGACGACAATCCAAGTTTTGATTCAAAGAAAGATGACTCTTGGGAGGACTCTCAAGTTGAGATAGGCGCGTCTAGCTATTTCGGAAAGACACCTACCAGCGTTTGCTTTAGTTGCGTTTCGCATTCGAGGTATGCTGCAGataaatttgaacaaaagCAGTCTAAGCTACATCCATCACCAAAATTTAACACCAGTAGTGTAGAGTATTCTTCAGTGACGTTTTCCAATCCAGCTGATGGTGGTGATGCGCCGCGTAAACATCTTGAAGACCCTAAAATTTCAGAAACTAACGTGATTGGAGGAGCATCGTCATCCTTCATTGTAGAAATATCCAGTTCCGAAAAAGGCTCTGATCAGAATGTTTTGTCAGACGAGACACTAACTGAAAAAAGCAACAAAAGATGGTACTATTACTCAGTGTTTCTCGTTGTGgcttttgttataattttagctgtagtttacatttatgtaggcggaaaaaagataaaactttGGAAACGTACAAATTCACGGATGAACAAGAAACCAAGATATAGAAAGTTGTCAGAATACGGTTTTTGA
- the LOC105383583 gene encoding uncharacterized protein LOC105383583 isoform X1 produces MGKQNNEATAIVKRKASCDALRSPQRCVSNRQMIDRKSAIQIKRKCITKASSATNKQDLSVETDNCILRRLYKRRRLLRDKIECSKVSDAGNGSVCISPEDDSACGDQHNKSLLSNMFAPSNLETLAVYNLQKLLNDYMERHLQENEEIKERIEDTFNTIMQKIKSNSTSSNAYSSHCDSEAVPFICRHCNKTALSEAKTGVAKGTSRITIPFRCKNVRILSTLTVPRAYCKKKSTHITRKGIYTPFHKCSFSEMQSLNETTTSNLSTSYGLPPISHSSFTEDTIDETVTSQTFASATPKRPVQAVSSQHIFHSSPGCMTVLRAHIPSNSMRTPNSRYNPSSLESLSSNAFTKNTLCSVNSALNIEKSYVNTVNTSTSSSSSASSVDVPMRSHTSPNQKVSSKDSLGCICNRSTKVITRQFSLLTLKSKDDAMIKKIYGNGSATNELLMNFSRISSSLHGNFNKNVSISVKHSASALSQMNIKNLEINNTSKVHTLFQPKKSVDNQISFRDALSFDIVTLASNNANKGATKTSAQCSERITFKKSWATSPRVLCSNNAPYSIVPTAKHTSLSLNDRNMRTIPNAIINENSRPIKQPAQLDNYINKYKPISVSSRLQFCKIIKQTREVGVNAIKQPLKVAQIQTDDIASTGVLSFEQLVEPKLKVNIETSITSDIQLFQNFNNTDNLNNIKLPKSINVNHCQTALIEERNILNKPKKYRRKKRKTVTNRCKKLKSVHFDDTKPFFKSLTSQNQKSYPEDSTEISTLCEKIFDYFSLKKRPIKKHMNFEVFVNLKPNIDDASKPSTKDAFNADSTDVDVTEKSKKKTPVEDHNNSVQPNIINLLDGSVQQKQYLSVASVSTQSDNGDHSSQSIETDTTTNENSTMTNYDRQGIFRRKPCIEVISQYTNTYDLEIAKEINELRSVLKILASAADKFLSDNNSKKTLNSNEPLKIEPVNIEDPMPPVPTKPPELPTVQSPQLLPVNEPLSVPIISPSPVNDNNDNDKQPVLEIASYVHLEDTVPITPLPEASSLHPIKNPSSVEAKPQLVNISNNTKATQIKQAGDFNLANYLPAKPRKNLKRCTSYDIFASEEILKATDMTSANEIFDFDRGQTSEATYCCLPKSRSLFELSTSTTSRAKLLNLFWDKYFEKNNMKDPFKQKLSSTNITKSKVKYVDKHDYTKSSKIHSVKTIEESYCKDQDSDDENEEISISVLQISPTVKEPLPKKSLKPIKIIDSSMLRTVYKTDKTIEKPNADAESMTLFKNQTNYDDNPSFDSKKDDSWEDSQVEIGASSYFGKTPTSVCFSCVSHSRYAADKFEQKQSKLHPSPKFNTSSVEYSSVTFSNPADGGDAPRKHLEDPKISETNVIGGASSSFIVEISSSEKGSDQNVLSDETLTEKSNKRWYYYSVFLVVAFVIILAVVYIYVGGKKIKLWKRTNSRMNKKPRYRKLSEYGF; encoded by the coding sequence ATGGGTAAACAAAACAACGAGGCTACAGCGATTGTAAAACGCAAGGCTAGCTGCGATGCTCTGCGGAGTCCCCAGAGATGTGTATCGAACAGACAGATGATTGATAGAAAAAGCGccattcaaataaaaagaaagtGTATTACTAAAGCCTCCAGTGCTACAAACAAACAAGACCTTTCAGTGGAGACGGACAACTGCATTTTGAGAAGACTGTACAAAAGACGAAGATTACTCAGAGACAAAATTGAATGTAGTAAAGTAAGTGATGCAGGGAACGGTTCTGTGTGCATTAGTCCAGAAGATGACAGTGCGTGTGGCGATCAACACAATAAAAGTTTACTGAGCAACATGTTTGCGCCAAGCAATTTAGAAACTTTAGCTGTTTACAATCTACAAAAGCTGCTGAACGACTACATGGAAAGACATTTGCAGGAAAACGAAGAAATTAAGGAAAGGATTGAAGATACATTCAACACAATAATGCAGAAGATAAAGTCTAACAGCACATCTTCTAATGCTTATTCGTCTCATTGTGATTCAGAGGCTGTTCCGTTTATCTGTAGGCACTGCAATAAAACTGCTCTATCGGAAGCTAAAACTGGAGTTGCTAAGGGGACTTCACGAATCACAATACCGTTTCGATGCAAAAACGTCAGAATACTCTCAACGTTAACGGTGCCGCGAGcgtattgtaaaaaaaaatctacacaCATAACTAGAAAAGGGATTTACACACCTTTTCATAAGTGCTCTTTTAGCGAAATGCAGTCACTGAATGAAACTACTACATCTAACCTTTCCACAAGTTATGGTTTACCACCGATATCTCATAGTTCTTTTACTGAAGATACGATTGATGAAACAGTCACTTCCCAAACCTTCGCTTCAGCTACTCCAAAGCGACCAGTTCAAGCCGTATCATCTCAACACATATTTCATTCTTCGCCTGGCTGTATGACAGTGTTGAGGGCACATATACCTAGCAATTCTATGAGAACACCTAATAGTCGTTACAATCCTTCATCTTTGGAATCACTGAGTTCGAATGCGTTTACGAAGAATACACTGTGTAGTGTAAATTCTGCCCTTAATATTGAAAAGAGCTATGTAAATACAGTAAATACTAGTACAAGCAGTAGCTCTAGTGCAAGTTCTGTGGATGTACCTATGCGCTCTCACACCTCTCCTAATCAGAAAGTATCATCCAAAGATTCTTTAGGGTGTATTTGCAATAGATCAACTAAAGTAATAACTAGACAATTTTCGCTTCTGACTCTAAAGTCGAAAGACGACGctatgattaaaaaaatatacggtAATGGCAGTGCAACAAACGAGCTGTTAATGAATTTCTCTCGAATATCAAGTTCTCTACATGGAAATTTTAATAAGAACGTTAGCATATCAGTCAAACATAGTGCAAGTGCCTTATCGcaaatgaatataaaaaatctggAAATCAATAATACATCCAAGGTTCACACCTTGTTCCAACCAAAAAAATCTGTTGATAATCAAATTTCATTCCGGGATGCTCTTAGTTTTGACATAGTCACTCTAGCAAGCAATAATGCTAATAAAGGCGCAACAAAAACGTCTGCTCAATGCAGTGAGagaataacttttaaaaaatcttggGCTACTTCTCCCAGAGTATTGTGCTCAAATAATGCTCCTTATTCAATAGTACCAACAGCTAAACATACAAGTTTATCTCTGAATGACAGAAATATGAGAACAATACCAAATGCAATAATCAATGAAAACTCAAGACCTATAAAACAACCAGCACAATTagataattacataaataagtataaaccAATTTCTGTTTCATCAAGACTACAattctgtaaaataataaaacagacTAGGGAAGTAGGAGTCAATGCCATAAAACAACCTTTGAAAGTAGCTCAGATTCAAACTGATGATATTGCTTCTACGGGTGTATTGTCATTTGAACAACTGGTTGAGCCAAAATTGAAAGTGAATATTGAAACTAGTATAACTTCAGATATACAActctttcaaaattttaataacactGATAACTTAAACAATATTAAGTTGCCAAAATCAATAAATGTTAATCATTGTCAAACTGCCTTAATAGAggaaagaaatattttaaataagccaaaaaaatacaggCGCAAGAAAAGGAAAACAGTAACAAACAGGTGTAAAAAACTGAAGTCTGTCCATTTTGATGATACGAAACCCTTTTTTAAGTCTCTGACTTCGCAAAATCAAAAATCCTATCCGGAGGACAGTACAGAAATTAGTACGTtatgtgaaaaaatatttgattatttttctttaaaaaaaagaccTATAAAGAAACATATGAATTTCGAGGTTTTTGTTAATTTGAAACCTAATATTGACGATGCATCAAAACCATCTACAAAAGACGCTTTTAACGCTGACTCAACGGATGTTGATGTTAcagaaaaaagtaaaaagaaaACTCCCGTAGAGGATCATAATAACTCAGTTCAACCAAATATCATAAATCTTCTAGATGGATCGGTTCAACAAAAACAGTACTTATCCGTAGCATCTGTTTCTACACAAAGTGATAACGGAGACCACAGTTCACAATCTATCGAAACAGACACTACCACTAATGAAAATTCTACTATGACGAATTATGATAGACAGGGTATTTTTCGACGAAAACCTTGTATTGAAGTAATAAGTCAATATACAAATACCTATGATTTAGAAATAGCAAAAGAGATAAATGAACTGCGATCTGTGTTAAAGATCCTGGCTTCTGCGGCAGATAAATTTTTGTCTGATAATAACAGTAAGAAAACGTTGAATAGTAATGAGCCGTTAAAAATTGAACCTGTAAATATTGAAGATCCTATGCCACCAGTACCTACCAAGCCACCTGAGCTTCCAACAGTACAATCGCCACAATTGCTCCCAGTAAATGAACCACTGTCAGTCCCAATTATATCTCCTTCACCAGTAAACGACAACAACGACAACGACAAACAACCTGTACTGGAAATCGCATCATATGTCCATCTTGAAGATACTGTTCCAATTACGCCTTTGCCAGAAGCATCATCCTTACATCCAATCAAAAACCCTTCATCAGTGGAAGCAAAACCACAACTCGTTAACATTTCCAACAATACAAAAGCAACCCAAATCAAACAGGCTGGTGATTTTAATCTAGCTAACTACTTGCCAGCCAAACCAAGAAAAAATTTAAAGAGATGTACATCTTATGATATATTTGCCAGTGAAGAAATACTCAAAGCAACTGATATGACTTCCgcaaatgaaatatttgattttgatAGGGGTCAAACTAGCGAAGCAACATACTGCTGTTTGCCAAAGTCCCGATCTTTGTTTGAACTTTCAACGTCAACTACCAGCAGAGCTAAGCTGTTAAACTTATTTTGGGATAAATATTTCgagaaaaataatatgaaagaCCCATTCAAGCAAAAATTAAGTTCTACGAACATCacaaaaagtaaagtaaaatatgtGGATAAACATGATTATACTAAATCAAGTAAAATACATTCAGTGAAAACAATTGAGGAGAGTTATTGCAAAGATCAAgatagtgatgatgaaaaTGAAGAAATATCTATATCTGTTTTACAAATATCACCAACTGTAAAGGAGCCATTaccaaaaaaatctttaaaaccAATTAAAATTATCGACAGTAGTATGCTTCGTACCGTCTACAAAACAGATAAAACAATTGAAAAACCTAATGCAGACGCAGAATCCATGACACTATTTAAGAACCAAACCAACTATGACGACAATCCAAGTTTTGATTCAAAGAAAGATGACTCTTGGGAGGACTCTCAAGTTGAGATAGGCGCGTCTAGCTATTTCGGAAAGACACCTACCAGCGTTTGCTTTAGTTGCGTTTCGCATTCGAGGTATGCTGCAGataaatttgaacaaaagCAGTCTAAGCTACATCCATCACCAAAATTTAACACCAGTAGTGTAGAGTATTCTTCAGTGACGTTTTCCAATCCAGCTGATGGTGGTGATGCGCCGCGTAAACATCTTGAAGACCCTAAAATTTCAGAAACTAACGTGATTGGAGGAGCATCGTCATCCTTCATTGTAGAAATATCCAGTTCCGAAAAAGGCTCTGATCAGAATGTTTTGTCAGACGAGACACTAACTGAAAAAAGCAACAAAAGATGGTACTATTACTCAGTGTTTCTCGTTGTGgcttttgttataattttagctgtagtttacatttatgtaggcggaaaaaagataaaactttGGAAACGTACAAATTCACGGATGAACAAGAAACCAAGATATAGAAAGTTGTCAGAATACGGTTTTTGA
- the LOC105383583 gene encoding uncharacterized protein LOC105383583 isoform X2: MIQISDDLLSLSESNEDADSSITLTNASSSQETLNRDVNKSKSIVLENSNVDTDGSRMLLFYEDEEEKNGNDLTDAKASPATLNLPAEQTETKLCIINEPKNTHNQMLTPVLSNITNTSKIELIKTHSKQKRYKDDNNKEKKFEKTKLNMNANWEIKKDSFILNKDYKNTKKLQNSDDSEFSVLSSDNFAIKTLDEFGNNADINLNNNSNIPESGTSKNNDSMASKSTETLPYRYSIYPVTQNSVDKILTEVLDNQLSNNHNKVIKVGNIESITSCATQSTIIIKEETENDEQPNIEINPSPEIVQKPTYIFDSNSIEIATVHIDQYNLPFDDKLRSISYAILQQQMSHDSSNRFSDYIEDSCKSETVTDSSIFCDKVLQECHNVGNELGCTKETIKILPSISSPSAKKITQTLLEKASELDHLVKILTLEIASAAKLSDGTNYEKEIKKTNLFSKNNGSERFGHADTILNFQNKYKLPIVQPFKDMLKTTEIKSENEDLRQDIKTLQTKWDEMSKALANSIAKFENEFIDRIVKEFKSSMAVKRQASEGTFIVTNKTKLSHQSLQCNLIQPVLKQSIIDIKKPFEIVKVHAEKATRSVSSINSHSSRGEKLSLYDLPETDDSREKEDIRVTIEENEHESIFQKLLTALLLHCKFIKSNLFIILSVPGFFVGISLIYVFFIIFRSFILLDIP; encoded by the coding sequence atgaTACAAATATCAGATGACTTATTATCACTCAGTGAGTCAAACGAAGATGCTGATAGTTCCATAACTCTCACAAATGCCAGTAGTTCACAAGAAACTCTAAACAGGGatgtaaataaatctaaaaGCATTGTACTAGAAAACTCGAATGTAGATACGGATGGATCCAGAATGTTACTTTTCTACGAAgatgaagaagaaaaaaatggAAATGATTTAACAGACGCCAAAGCCTCACCTGCAACACTCAACTTACCCGCTGAACAAACTGAAACAAAACTATGCATAATTAACGAACCCAAAAACACTCATAATCAAATGCTTACACCAGTGCTATCTAATATAACGAATACATCaaaaattgaattaataaaaacacactCAAAACAAAAACGCTACAaggatgataataataaagagaAAAAGTTTGAAAAAACTAAACTGAACATGAATGCCAACTGGGAGATAAAAAAagattcatttattttaaacaaagactATAAAAACACAAAGAAGTTACAAAATTCAGATGATTCAGAGTTTTCAGTTCTGTCTTCAGATAATTTTGCAATCAAAACTTTAGATGAATTTGGCAATAATGcagatattaatttaaataataattccaATATTCCAGAAAGTGGGACATCTAAAAATAACGATTCTATGGCTTCCAAAAGCACTGAAACGTTACCATATCGCTACTCTATATATCCTGTAACACAAAATAGTGTCGATAAAATACTAACAGAAGTCTTGGATAACCAGCTAAGTAATAAccataataaagttataaaagttGGAAATATTGAAAGTATAACTTCTTGTGCTACACAAagcactattattattaaagaagAAACTGAAAACGATGAACAGCctaatattgaaattaatcCTTCACCAGAAATAGTGCAAAAGCCAACGTATATATTTGATTCCAATTCTATCGAAATAGCAACAGTTCATATTGATCAATATAACTTACCATTTGACGATAAATTAAGAAGTATAAGTTATGCTATACTACAACAGCAAATGTCTCATGATTCGAGTAATCGTTTCTCAGATTATATTGAAGATAGCTGTAAAAGTGAAACGGTTACCGATTCATCAATATTTTGTGATAAAGTGTTGCAAGAATGTCATAATGTTGGTAATGAATTAGGCTGTACAAAAGAAACGATTAAAATATTGCCGTCAATATCATCACCAtcagcaaaaaaaataacacagACACTTCTTGAAAAGGCTAGTGAGTTAGATCATTTGGTAAAAATACTCACATTAGAAATTGCATCTGCTGCAAAACTGTCCGATGGCACAAATTATGAAAAGGAAATTAAgaaaacaaatttattttcaaaaaataatGGCAGTGAACGATTTGGTCATGCAGatactattttaaatttccaaaataaatataagttaccAATCGTACAACCCTTTAAAGACATGTTAAAGACAACTGAAATCAAATCCGAAAACGAGGATTTACGACAAGATATCAAAACACTGCAAACGAAGTGGGATGAAATGTCTAAAGCTTTAGCAAATTCAATAGCAAAATTCGAAAATGAATTCATCGATCGTATAGTCAAGGAATTTAAATCTTCAATGGCTGTTAAGCGTCAAGCTTCAGAAGGAACTTTTATAGTAACAAACAAAACCAAATTATCACACCAATCTTTACAATGCAATTTAATTCAACCAGTTCTAAAACAATCTATAATAGACATAAAAAAACCATTTGAAATAGTTAAAGTTCATGCTGAAAAAGCGACGCGTTCAGTTTCATCTATAAATTCACATTCTTCGAGAGGAGAAAAGTTATCCCTTTACGATTTACCTGAAACAGATGATTCAAGAGAAAAAGAAGATATTAGAGTCACGATCGAAGAAAACGAGCATGAAtcaatatttcaaaagttattgACCGCATTATTGCTACATTgcaaatttattaaatcaaatcTCTTCATCATCCTCAGTGTGCCTGGATTTTTTGTAGGAATAAGTTTAatctatgtttttttcataatatttagaagttttattttactcGATATTCCGtga
- the LOC105383582 gene encoding putative mediator of RNA polymerase II transcription subunit 12, which yields MKELAVLLLVAAVAAEGPYAPSGWKPDGPAFELPSRPNHQAPQSPFIPVDPRNPSFRPDVDDVTVQGLPVTEVTREFSQSPVSGLQYDGISINAALQSLNQQLHGVQFQKQVEQFNDLEKQRYEFSFTPLQTGQPDKPLKKTTQTQAPTTTEANNGNDILDVNRPSPPKRDDVEVEVTKQRIETYPPEAFLAPLTQVSFLSNPGDIFRVPITQQLNQNVLPANYASLGPLTVDPTLSQLQEQTVFPDRELLSKGFLVPDVPEQRTGFIIAREPVYSQYQQQTPVFLEPLTIQPTNEAVPITQAQPALTIQPQINQYQGQRNNENVQAKEAKQNNNKPEKIRQQPNQPNVQSQEDQAHQQAEIIHNQQLQELERQVEQYKEAQNIRAQLIQAQLQQAQLNQAQQVLQQQHQNAIPVQTIPVATAPLHQAPLQQIPANQVGYQVQINHATPQLLVTQPIQPEAASVQASLEQQHFNSLNQMAQRNQAAKYQQQLNQYHKSNGNQEQFDRIQQEQQEKARQDALNEQGQQKQVELYLQQLNNAQLEQIRQAEAQQVIQARVNQEQHLARVNQQQNVARVNQHMAQRNRQPQINKGRPQSQKILMKLGPRPTHQKIRNKENLSDESSRERVNSKAPKHWPGSSQNSANQPEEIEFHLQQPARSMLPLQPQYFQDDSGPPQPVFYRVQDTRTPQQSEVSYQRQKHEQSRESFQPMAQQQPQLLQGEVLYQPYQLRDSKVPNAQNQFFSNQPMQGDAVFYLSRQEAAPVNVNQNGVRMDPNGGENDGSVAIATATAFGSRTRPRVMNTQYGPPQGAVLEPSKESAVQSHENSKEMESSASKMMTRRKHARMRSTRVRPLYVEDDTGHFVMA from the exons ATGAAG GAGTTGGCAGTATTATTGCTGGTGGCTGCAGTGGCAGCTGAAGGTCCCTACGCACCGTCCGGATGGAAGCCTGATGGACCTGCGTTTGAACTTCCTTCACGACCAAATCATCAG GCACCGCAAAGCCCGTTCATCCCCGTGGACCCCCGAAACCCGTCCTTCAGGCCTGACGTGGACGACGTGACGGTCCAGGGTCTCCCCGTGACggag gtGACCAGAGAGTTCAGCCAGTCACCGGTCAGCGGCCTGCAGTATGACGGCATCAGCATCAATGCAGCTCTTCAGAGCTTGAATCAACAACTTCATGGTGTTCAG TTTCAGAAACAAGTGGAGCAATTTAACGACCTTGAAAAGCAACGTTATGAATTCTCCTTCACGCCTCTTCAGACAGGACAACCAGACAAACCTCTTAAGAAAACGACCCAAACTCAAGCACCCACAACAACTGAGGCAAACAATGGAAATGATATTCTTGATGTTAACAGACCAAGTCCTCCTAAGCGTGATGACGTAGAAGTAGAAGTAACAAAGCAACGCATAGAAACATATCCACCAGAAGCATTCTTGGCCCCTCTCACGCAAGTCAGCTTCCTATCCAACCCTGGTGACATATTCCGTGTTCCAATAACTCAACAGCTTAATCAGAATGTACTGCCAGCAAACTATGCAAGCTTAGGGCCACTGACCGTAGACCCTACGTTAAGTCAACTGCAAGAACAAACTGTGTTTCCTGACAGGGAACTTCTAAGCAAAGGATTTTTAGTTCCTGATGTCCCGGAACAAAGAACAGGGTTCATCATTGCAAGAGAGCCAGTATATTCGCAATACCAGCAGCAGACGCCAGTATTTCTAGAACCACTGACCATTCAACCAACTAATGAGGCTGTACCAATCACTCAAGCCCAACCCGCATTAACTATTCAACCCCAAATAAATCAGTATCAAGGTCAAAGGAACAATGAAAACGTACAAGCTAAAGAggcaaaacaaaacaacaataaacCGGAGAAGATTCGCCAGCAACCCAACCAACCGAATGTTCAATCTCAAGAAGACCAAGCTCATCAACAAGCTGAGATCATTCACAATCAGCAACTGCAAGAACTGGAAAGGCAAGTTGAACAATACAAAGAGGCTCAAAACATTCGCGCTCAGCTGATACAAGCCCAACTACAACAGGCGCAGTTGAATCAAGCTCAACAGGTTTTGCAGCAGCAGCATCAGAATGCAATTCCAGTGCAGACGATTCCCGTCGCTACAGCTCCATTACACCAAGCGCCGTTGCAGCAGATACCTGCAAACCAAGTCGGTTATCAGGTACAAATTAATCATGCTACGCCGCAACTCCTTGTAACTCAACCGATCCAACCCGAGGCAGCGTCGGTCCAAGCATCTTTGGAACAGCAGCACTTCAATAGCCTTAATCAAATGGCCCAGCGTAATCAGGCCGCCAAGTACCAACAACAATTGAACCAGTATCATAAATCAAACGGTAATCAAGAGCAATTTGACAGAATACAGCAAGAGCAACAGGAAAAAGCTCGGCAAGATGCTCTTAATGAGCAGGGACAACAAAAACAAGTTGAGTTGTACTTGCAACAATTGAATAACGCTCAACTAGAACAAATCAGGCAAGCTGAGGCGCAGCAAGTTATTCAAGCAAGAGTAAACCAAGAGCAGCATCTAGCAAGAGTAAACCAACAGCAGAATGTAGCAAGAGTAAACCAACATATGGCTCAGCGCAACCGTCAGCCCCAGATCAACAAAGGTAGACCCCAGTCCCAAAAGATCCTTATGAAGCTAGGCCCCAGACCAACGCATCAGAAAATCAGGAATAAGGAAAACCTATCTGATGAAAGCAGCAGGGAAAGAGTAAACTCGAAAGCGCCAAAACATTGGCCAGGAAGCAGTCAAAACTCTGCTAATCAACCAGAAGAGATAGAGTTCCATTTACAACAGCCGGCACGATCGATGCTGCCTCTACAGCCCCAATACTTCCAAGATGATTCGGGGCCTCCGCAACCCGTATTTTACCGAGTGCAAGATACTCGTACACCTCAGCAGTCTGAAGTGTCATACCAGAGACAAAAGCACGAGCAGTCCCGGGAATCTTTCCAACCCATGGCGCAGCAACAACCACAATTATTGCAAGGCGAAGTTTTGTACCAACCTTATCAACTCCGTGATTCTAAAGTGCCCAATGCCCAGAATCAGTTCTTTAGTAATCAGCCAATGCAAGGTGATGCAGTATTTTATTTGAGCCGTCAGGAGGCAGCACCAGTTAATGTTAATCAAAATGGTGTGAGAATGGATCCTAATGGGGGTGAAAATGATGGGAGTGTGGCCATAGCTACAGCTACTGCATTTGGTTCAAG GACGAGACCAAGGGTAATGAACACACAATACGGGCCTCCCCAGGGCGCTGTATTGGAACCATCAAAGGAAAGTGCAGTTCAATCTCACGAAAACTCAAAAGAG ATGGAGTCGTCTGCATCCAAAATGATGACCAGAAGAAAACACGCCAGGATGAG GTCCACTCGTGTGCGCCCGCTGTACGTTGAGGATGACACTGGACACTTCGTTATGGCgtag